The Candidatus Equadaptatus faecalis genome contains the following window.
CGACACGTCTTAATGAATTTCTTTCCTGTTCGCATTTCTCAGCCGTGTACATTTGGTATGCAGACTGAATATATATGCGCGAGCTCCCTTGATTTGCCACAAAATCAATCTCTGCCTGTCGCCATTGCTGGCGTTTTTCATTGTTCATCTGTCTGTACTCCACCATACCGACATCAATGTTGTATCCGCGTACAAGCAGTTCATTGTAAATAACGTTTTCCATAAGCTGAGAGGCTTCCAGCTGTCTGAAATTCAGTCTGGCGTTTCTCAGACCAACATCAGTAAAATAATACTTCATGCCGCTTCCGATATAGCGTCGCCCCTTAACATCATACCGCTGAGCTTTGTCAATCAGAAATGCCGCTTCAAGGCAGTCAATATACTTCGATACAGTCTTGTTGCTGCAAAGAGTTTTTTTCTCACTTAAAAACGTGTTTGCTATTCTGGCAGGATTCAAAGGAGAACCGACTGACGATGCCAAAATATCCGTAACATCGCCAAGTTCAGATTCGTTTTTAATTCCGTTTCGTTCAATAACATCTCTGAGATAAACGCTGCCGAAAAGATTTTTAAGATACTCAGCCTTCTGAGCATCATTTTTCATATTGACCGTTGCCGGCAAACCTCCGTAAACGGAATATTCTCTCCATGCCTGCCTGAAATTTTTACCGGCAGCAGAAAAATACTCCGCA
Protein-coding sequences here:
- a CDS encoding ATP-binding protein, with the translated sequence MFIQRPLYLKKLTDRMHNGMVKVITGIRRCGKSFLLSDIFCPYLKSIGVDDRHIIMIALDDDRNAMYWNPAALSEYVRNLIADDGTMHYVILDEIQKVEEIENPWLPKGAGKIGFTDVLLGLMKIKNVDLYVTGSNSKFLSSDVLTEFRGRGDEVRVFPLNFAEYFSAAGKNFRQAWREYSVYGGLPATVNMKNDAQKAEYLKNLFGSVYLRDVIERNGIKNESELGDVTDILASSVGSPLNPARIANTFLSEKKTLCSNKTVSKYIDCLEAAFLIDKAQRYDVKGRRYIGSGMKYYFTDVGLRNARLNFRQLEASQLMENVIYNELLVRGYNIDVGMVEYRQMNNEKRQQWRQAEIDFVANQGSSRIYIQSAYQMYTAEKCEQERNSLRRVGDAFKKIIIVGDADVPWTDEEGFRIIGLEDFLLDGDSINF